The genomic stretch TGGGGATAACGCCCCTCGGCCAGAGCTCGGAGCCCCACCTCGTTGAGACGAAGCTCCCGAGCCAACGCCGCGAGCTCCTCGGACGAGAAGTCGTAACGATAGTCGAGCGCATCCTTGATGCGATTGACCTCGATGCCCGTACGCGCAGCCAACTCGTCTTCGCGCCAGCCCATCAGCTTCAGGGCCTTTTCGACGACATCCCCGAGTTCGTCCTCGAGTGGCACGACGCCTTTCATGAGAGTCCCCTACCAGAAGTCGCGCCGACTCGAAAAATGTTTTCGTCCCCCGACACGCACCCACATCGTCGCGCTCATGGATTCCGCCACCGACTCCGAAGTCTTGGAAATTTTCCGGCGCACGGGCGCGTTGCTCAGCGGGCACTTCGTGCTGCGCTCCGGTCTGCACAGCGGCCACTTTTTTCAATGCGCGCAAGTGTGCCAACGCATGCCCGAGGTCGAGCGCCTCGCCGAGTTGTTGGTCACCAAACTCCAGCGCGCCGGAGTCGGACTCTATTCAACCGTCCTCGCGCCGGCAATGGGGGGACTCGTCATCGGCCAAGAGGTGGCACGACGCACGGGCTCGCGCTATGTCTTCGCGGAAAAGGACAACAACGTCCTCGTCCTGAGGCGCGGCTTCACCTTCGCGCCGGGCGAGCGAGTATTGGTGGTCGAGGACGTGATCACGCGCGGTGGACGTGTCGCCGAGTGTGTCGACATAATCCGCAGAGGCGGCGCAATCCCGGTTGCCGTGGCCGTACTCGTGGATCGCAGCTCAGGACAAGCCCGCTTCGAGATCCCGTGCGTCTCGCTCCTGGAGCTCAGTTTTCCCACCTACGCGCCGGATCGCCTTCCCGAAGAGCTGGCGGCGATCCCGGCCACGAAACCGGGAAGCTGACGGTTGTTTCCGCCCGAGGGGCGTGCGGCAGAGGTCGCACACCCTCGAAGTACTCCGTCTGCCTCTTGCCGCGACGCCGAAGGGTGCCCTTCGGGTGGTGTGATCGTCCCCGACGGGGTGAACGCGCTCTCCGAGCTACGGATGTCCCTCGAGTAGATTCCGCAACGATCGAGGTCCCAGCGCAGCCGAACCATGCATCCACCGCTGCACGGCAAGTACGCTGCTTCCCTCTGGGAAAGGCTCGAAGTGAGAGTCGCCTGTGGCGCTCCGCAGATCGTCAGGACACGTGGCGCTGTCGCGCCGCATCGGCCCCATGGGCAAGCCGCACGCGCCGAAACACGGCCGACACGTCGGTCGTCGACCCTAGGGCACCCGGCCGGAATAGCCCTATCGACCGATACGGATGTGGCTGAACGTGTTGCCTTACAGACGAAAACACTTCCCCCACTCGCTCGCCATGGTCATCTGAACCGCCATGGCGTCCCTCCATCCAACGATTCATCGACAGGCCTCGAGTCGGGCCGACACGTCCCAAGCCGACCCTGTTCGATCGATCGTAGCAGACGTCATCGCCGATCTCTCCCGCCCTCGTCCGCTCGGCTCTCTCTTTTTCCCTGGTCTGTAAAAAAAGTGCGAAATCCAAGAAACGAAGCCTATGAAACACACTGAATCGCACCTCGACAGCCGCCGCTCGACCTTGAGTCGCGCAGCGCGGCGCGTCGCCTCCGCCCTGCGGTTGCCCGCATGCCTCGTCGGAGCCGCCGCGATCTTCGCGACCACGACGAGCGCCAACGTGCCCGGGCGCCCCGATTACCGCATCTCCCCCGGAGACGTGCTCGAGTTTCAAGTCTTCGAAGAGCCCGACACCCTCATCAGCCAGCGCGTGACCATGTCCGGCGAATTGCCCGTCCCCATGGTCGGAGTCGTCCGCGTCGTGGATCTCACGCTGCGCGAAGCGGAAGCCAAGATCAGGAGCCTGCTCGTCGACGGGACCTATTTCATAGATCCGCAAGTGATCCTGATCGTGAAGGAATACGCCGAGCGCAGCGTATCCATTCTCGGTCAAGTCGGGAGGCCCGAACAAATCCCCTTCCCGCCCGAGACCGAGACGCTCGGCATCGTCCGCGCCATCACCCTTGCCGGCGGCCTCACCCGAGTGGCCCGAGCCGACCGCATCGAGGTGACTCGCACCGACGAGAACGGCGACGAACAACGATTCACGATCGATTTCCGCGCCTACGTGACCGGCCGCGCCAAAGAGCGGGCCCGCCAATTCCAACTGCTTCCCGGCGACATCGTCTACGTCCCGGAGCGAACCTTTTGAGCCGTCCGGCACCTACCATGAAACACTCCGATCCCGCCGCGAAAGGCCTCCCCTCCAACAACGACCCGGTTGCCGGCTCCGACAGCCCCTCGACTCCGCGCAAGCCAGGCACGCTCCTGGCCGGCCTCCTCCCTTCCGAATCCGGCAGCGTCGCGGCCAAACCGGCTGCGCCGAACCGCGCTCGCCCGGGAGACCTCAGTGTCGAAGACGCCGTCGCGCTCGCACGCAGCGGCATTTCCATCGTCCGCGCCCGTTGGATCTGGGGTGCCGCCGCCGCCGTCGCCGCGGGCCTCGTCGTCGGGTTGGTGCTGTTGCGCAAGCCGACCGAACACACCGCTGTCACCACCATGCTCGCGAAGAGCACGCTCGACCAGATCCTCCAGACCGAGGTCGCCCCCAACCCGAACCTGCAAGACCAGGAAAACGCACTCCGCAACCACCTCTCGGTAATGGAAAGCCGCCGCTTCTCCGTGGCCATCACCGAGGAGTTCACCGACGCCGAGATCGCGCTCGTCCTCGCGCCGTATCTGAAAAGTGGAGACACTCCCTCGCGCGTCGCTTTCGAATCCTTCGTCGCCGGTCGCATCGGGGCAGAGCGCGAGCGCGGACGCGAGTTCTTCGAACTGAGCTTCAGCCACGTCGATCCCGACATCGCCGTGATGGTGGCCGATCGCATCGCCGCGACCTACCTCAAGCTCGTGCAGCGCGAGTTCCGCAGCGCCAACCTCGCCGCCTCCGAGATCCTGCGCGACCAAGCGCGGGAGTTACAGGACGAGATCAACACACTCGAAGACCAGCGCCGGCAATACCGCATCGAGCACAACATCATCTCCGTCGAAGAAAACCAGGGCATGGTCGGCGATCGTCTGCGGCGGCTCGACGTCGACCGCTCCGAACTGCGCCTTCAGCGCGTGCGCCTCGAGGCGCAACTCGCGGGTGCCCAAACCGACATGGCGGCTTCGTCGATGCCGTTCGACAACCCCCTCCTCGCCTCGTTCGGCAACAATCGGGAACTGCGGCAGGAACTCGACCGCTTGGAGGCGCAGCGAGAGGTACTCGCGTCCCGATACGGCGTCGCCCACCCGCGTATGCGCGACATCGACGCCTCCATCCGTGGAGTGCGGCAGAATCTCTCCAAGAACTTCCAGCTGGCCCTGCGTGATCTCGAAGCACAACTCGCTTCGGTCCGCGCGATCGAGGCCCAGCTTCAAGAAGAGTTCAACGCCTCCTTCTCCGAGGGCGTCGAGATCGAGAAACTCGCCAACCGCTACCTCCTTCTCGGAAGCGAAGCCGCGACCAAGCGCGAGACGCTCTACGAGATCCTCCGCCGAGTCCACAACGCCGGCGTCGTCAGCCAACTCCCGGCCGACGTGATGCGTGTCGTGGACCCCGCCTTCATCCAGCCGCCGCGGCTTCCTTGGAAATTGGTCTACTTGGTCTTCACCTTCGGTGTCGCAGCCGCCGCTTTCCTCGGTACGCCGCTGCTCCTGCACGTGCTCGACGAGCGCATCAAGAGCGCCACCGACGTCGAAAAGGTCCTCGGCAAGGAACTGCTCGGCGGTCTGCCCCGCCTCGTCGACGTTCGCCCCGAAGATCAGGGCCACATCGTGCGCAACAACGTCGACCGCCTCAACGTCGAGGCCGTGATGTCGATCGTCGCTCGCATCGATCTCGATTCGAAACGCGCGGCCCACAAAGCGTTTCTCGTCACCAGCACCGCACCCGGTGAAGGCAAGTCGACCATCGCCGCGAACCTGGCCTCGGCGTTCACGCGCCTCGGCAAGCGCACGGTCCTCGTCGACTGCGACTTCCGCCTGCCGCGCCAACACGTCATCCACCGCACGTCCAACGAGCGCGGCTTTCTCGCATGGGCCCGCGCCGGCTTTCCGCAAGAAGGGCTCTTCGATCCTCGCTCGCTTCTCGGCATTCAGGAGTTGACCGACGGCACGCACTTCATCCCCGCCGGCGGCGAAGAGAGTCAACCCACGCAAATGCTCGTCGCCAAACCCACGGCTTGGCTCTTCGACCAACTCCGCAGC from Opitutales bacterium ASA1 encodes the following:
- the pyrE gene encoding orotate phosphoribosyltransferase; amino-acid sequence: MRVPYQKSRRLEKCFRPPTRTHIVALMDSATDSEVLEIFRRTGALLSGHFVLRSGLHSGHFFQCAQVCQRMPEVERLAELLVTKLQRAGVGLYSTVLAPAMGGLVIGQEVARRTGSRYVFAEKDNNVLVLRRGFTFAPGERVLVVEDVITRGGRVAECVDIIRRGGAIPVAVAVLVDRSSGQARFEIPCVSLLELSFPTYAPDRLPEELAAIPATKPGS
- the vpsN gene encoding exopolysaccharide export protein VpsN, whose amino-acid sequence is MKHTESHLDSRRSTLSRAARRVASALRLPACLVGAAAIFATTTSANVPGRPDYRISPGDVLEFQVFEEPDTLISQRVTMSGELPVPMVGVVRVVDLTLREAEAKIRSLLVDGTYFIDPQVILIVKEYAERSVSILGQVGRPEQIPFPPETETLGIVRAITLAGGLTRVARADRIEVTRTDENGDEQRFTIDFRAYVTGRAKERARQFQLLPGDIVYVPERTF